One segment of Setaria viridis chromosome 4, Setaria_viridis_v4.0, whole genome shotgun sequence DNA contains the following:
- the LOC117851333 gene encoding probable lysophospholipase BODYGUARD 3, with amino-acid sequence MHIATCVWQEKAAAAAAAAMGAGGGGGVGAGKKGERVSVAALVAAAGGALNCAVSLVVFSVLDVLDVVLCLVYKLVDYAVEAEWKACYCTAAARDGAGPRILVPPEAAAAAPGPKVVRLSASSAKMQLEDVSDTLYVRPSLLADATRKGAGPAAPALTVSPAIAEMIRGKMDRPPRPPRQAPCWSDCDCKVCHAWSAAPRSASHLYVHVQAPPPGAPAAEGVAVEDVVFIHGFISSSVFWTETVFPAFSAAARGRYRMFAVDLLGFGRSPKPAESLYTLREHVEMIERSVLQRYRLGSFHVVAHSLGSVLALALAVKYPDAVKSLTLLAPPYFPVPESEAGAATQYVMRRVAPRRVWPPIAFGASMACWYEHVSRTICLTICRHHRVWDRLFRILTRNRVRTFLIEAFMCHTHNAAWHTLHNIICGSAARMDAYLDVLSSELSCKVSIFHGRDDELLPVECTLAVGARVPRARVTVYDRKDHITIIVGQEELFAAELEAIWRSAAAE; translated from the exons ATGCACATTGCCACCTGCGTGTGGCAAgagaaggcggcggcagcggcggcggcggccatgggggcaggaggaggcggtggtgttGGTGCTGGGAAGAAGGGGGAGCGGGtgtcggtggcggcgctggtggcggcggcgggcggcgcgctcAACTGCGCGGTGAGCTTGGTGGTGTTCTCGGTGCTGGACGTGCTGGACGTGGTGCTGTGCCTGGTGTACAAGCTCGTGGACTACGCCGTGGAGGCGGAGTGGAAGGCGTGCTACTGCACCGCGGCGGCGCGTGACGGCGCCGGCCCGCGGATCCTCGTGCCCCcagaggcggccgcggcggcgccggggcccaAGGTGGTGCGGCtgtcggcgtcgtcggccaagATGCAGCTGGAGGACGTGTCCGACACGCTGTACGTGCGGCCGTCTCTGCTTGCCGACGCCACCAGGAAgggcgccggccccgccgcgccggcgctcaCCGTCAGCCCCGCAATCGCCGAGATGATCCGCGGCAAGATGGAccgccccccgcgcccgccccggcAGGCCCCGTGCTGGTCCGACTGTGACTGCAAGGTCTGCCACGCGTGGAGCGCCGCGCCACGCTCGGCGTCCCACCTCTACGTCCACgtgcaggcgccgccgccgggggcgccggcagcggagggggtggcggtggaggacgTGGTGTTCATCCACGGTTTCATCTCGTCGTCGGTGTTCTGGACGGAGACGGTGTTCCCGGCGttcagcgcggcggcgcggggtcgGTACCGGATGTTCGCGGTGGACCTGCTGGGGTTCGGTCGGAGCCCCAAGCCGGCGGAGTCGCTCTACACGCTGCGGGAGCACGTGGAGATGATCGAGCGCTCCGTGCTGCAGCGCTACCGCCTCGGGTCCTTCCACGTCGTCGCCCACTCGCTGGGATCCGTGCTCGCCCTCGCACTCGCCGTCAAGTACCCCGACGCCGTCAAGTCGCTCACCCTCCTCGCGCCG CCGTACTTCCCGGTGCCGGAGTcggaggcgggcgcggcgacgcaGTACGTGatgcggcgggtggcgccgcggcgggtGTGGCCGCCGATCGCGTTCGGGGCGTCCATGGCGTGCTGGTACGAGCACGTGAGCCGCACCATCTGCCTCACCATCTGCCGGCACCACCGCGTCTGGGACAGACTCTTCAGGATCCTCACCAGGAACAG GGTGCGGACGTTCCTGATCGAGGCGTTCATGTGCCACACCCACAACGCGGCGTGGCACACCCTCCACAACATCATCTGCGGCAGCGCCGCCCGGATGGACGCCTACCTCGACGTCCTCTCGTCGGAGCTCTCCTGCAAGGTGTCCATCTTCCACGGCCGCGACGACGAGCTGCTCCCCGTCGAGTGCACGCTGGCCGTCGGCGCCCGGgtgccccgcgcccgcgtcacCGTCTACGACCGCAAGGACCACATCACCATCATCGTCGGGCAGGAGGAGCTCTTCGCCGCCGAGCTCGAGGCCATCtggaggagcgccgccgccgagtag